In Neomonachus schauinslandi chromosome 6, ASM220157v2, whole genome shotgun sequence, a genomic segment contains:
- the SHE gene encoding SH2 domain-containing adapter protein E: MAARWFKEFPLNLKTASERARPGGGGGRLRKNSEAGGAGPAPGKGRKNSAAELGSGRAGVGAPRDSRPPRDSLQGLIQAAAGKGRKNSRAAEDEPHRGVARSAGCRTYISRLIKVDTQEKNGKTSSSTSSTSSNSSSSSASSSPASLGPELDKGKTVKPPDTVIILEDYADPYDAKRTKGQRDAERAGENDGYMEPYDAQQMITEIRRRGSKDPLVKALQLLDSPCEPGENSTKTEAAAKRRSSRDLLGKPPQLYDTPYEPGDGAPDRRARLPAEDERPVAEYEQPWEWKKEQIARALSVQFEGSDRPSLKEDAVKQHQRPRSRTQKIPKPAVSDHSEGEKVDPALPLAKQPWYHGAITRAEAESRLQPCREAGYLVRNSESGNSKYSIALKTSQGCVHIIVAQTKDNRYTLNQTSAVFNSIPEVVHYYSNEKLPFKGAEHMTLLYPVHNKGH, from the exons ATGGCGGCCCGGTGGTTCAAGGAGTTCCCGCTGAACCTGAAGACGGCGTCCGAGCGCGCCCGGcccggtggcggcggcggccgaCTGCGCAAGAACTCGGAGGCGGGCGGCGCCGGGCCGGCCCCGGGCAAGGGCCGCAAGAACTCGGCGGCCGAGCTGGGGAGCGGCAGGGCCGGCGTCGGCGCCCCCAGGGACAGCCGGCCGCCCCGGGACAGCCTGCAGGGCCTGATCCAGGCCGCCGCGGGCAAGGGCCGCAAGAACTCGCGGGCCGCCGAGGACGAGCCGCACCGGGGCGTGGCCAGGAGCGCGGGCTGCCGCACCTACATCAGCAGGCTCATCAAGGTGGACACTCAGGAGAAGAACGGCAAGACCAGCTCCAGCACCAGCAGCACGAGCAGCAACTCGTCCTCGTCCTCCGcgtcctcctcccctgcctcgcTGGGCCCCGAACTGGACAAGGGCAAGACGGTGAAGCCTCCAGACACG GTCATCATTTTAGAAGACTATGCTGACCCTTATGATGCCAAAAGGACGAAAGGTCAAAGGGAcgcagagagagcaggagagaatgATGGCTACATGGAGCCCTATGACGCGCAGCAAATGATAACAG AAATCCGACGCCGAGGCTCTAAGGATCCGCTGGTGAAGGCTCTTCAGCTGCTCGACAGCCCCTGTGAGCCGGGCGAGAACAGCACAAAGACGGAGGCTGCGGCCAAGAGACGCAGCTCCAGGGACCTCCTGGGGAAGCCCCCCCAGCTGTACGACACGCCCTACGAGCCTGGGGACGGGGCCCCCGACCGGAGGGCGCGGCTGCCCGCAGAGGACGAGCGGCCGGTGGCCGAGTACGAGCAGCCgtgggagtggaagaaggagcaGATTGCTCGGGCGCTGTCGG TTCAGTTTGAAGGCTCTGACCGGCCTTCCCTCAAGGAGGACGCAGTGAAGCAGCACCAACGGCCGAGGAGCCGGACGCAGAAGATCCCGAAGCCGGCCGTCTCAGACCACAGCGAGGGGGAGAAGGTGGACCCGGCCCTGCCACTGGCGAAGCAGCC TTGGTATCACGGTGCCATCACCCGAGCGGAGGCCGAGAGCCGACTGCAGCCCTGCAGAGAAGCTGGTTATCTGGTTCGAAACAGCGAGTCGGGGAACAGCAAGTACTCTATCGCACTAAA GACTAGTCAAGGGTGTGTCCACATCATAGTGGCCCAGACCAAAGACAACAGGTACACGCTGAATCAGACGAGCGCGGTCTTCAACAGCATCCCCGAGGTGGTACACTATTACTCCAACGAGAAGCTGCCCTTCAAGGGGGCAGAACACATGACCTTACTCTACCCCGTGCACAACAAGGGGCACTAA